In a single window of the Heliangelus exortis chromosome 1, bHelExo1.hap1, whole genome shotgun sequence genome:
- the LOC139807666 gene encoding zinc finger protein ZFP2-like isoform X2, translating to MDDTQKGKLHQESPFRAELHLLPSRKLTGDSLQDTHQRQGCKQELKTESETETSFGKRCGMVTHCGMEVWECKDSGIAHISKVILAGDKPDPPMCGNRAIWISKVGEKTYECLECGKSFSRSSYLSQHQRIHLAEKPFSCSECGKSFTRNSDLIKHHRIHTGEKPYQCNECQKTFSQRSNVIRHQRTHTGERHYQCNECGKSFSQNSHLIVHQRSHKGEKPFHCPRCEKSFSDRSSLIIHRRVHTGEKPHECQECGKRFRDSSAIIRHQRIHTGEKPYECTECGKTFRQSSSLVTHMRTHTGEKPYKCPICGKGFSQSSALTTHRRIHGGKALPMYPGGLLPNPYQCAECGRRCGDRTTLAKHQTTHAEERPYICVECGDSFRRSSALNVHLRIHRGERPYKCEECGKTFRHSSALGAHLRIHAGDKPYECGECGKSFRKSSTLKVHLKSHVAKKPYKCAVGRRMLTSAIGLSGCSEQETKAVFGGT from the coding sequence ATGGATGACACACAGAAGGGCAAGCTTCATCAGGAAAGTCCTTTCAGAGCTGAACTGCATCTGTTGCCCTCCAGAAAGCTGACAGGAGATAGTCTCCAGGACACCCATCAAAGACAGGGCTGCAAGCAGGAGCTGAAGACAGAAAGTGAGACGGAGACATCTTTTGGAAAGAGATGTGGAATGGTAACACACTGTGGGATGGAAGTCTGGGAGTGCAAGGACAGTGGAATAGCCCACATCAGCAAGGTTATCCTTGCTGGGGACAAGCCAGACCCACCCATGTGTGGAAATAGAGCCATTTGGATTTCAAAGGTTGGAGAGAAAACCTACGAGTGTCTTGAGTGTGGGAAGAGTTTCAGCCGGAGCTCGTACTTGAGCCAGCACCAGCGGATCCACCTGGCAGAGAAACCCTTCAGCTGCTCAGAATGTGGGAAGAGCTTCACTCGGAACTCTGACCTGATCAAACATCACCGGATCCACACTGGTGAGAAGCCCTACCAGTGCAACGAGTGCCAGAAGACCTTCAGCCAGAGGTCCAACGTGATCAGGCACCAGCGGACCCACACGGGAGAGAGGCACTACCAGTGCAACGAATGCGGGAAGAGCTTCAGCCAGAACTCCCATCTCATTGTCCACCAGCGGAGCCACAAGGGCGAGAAACCCTTTCATTGCCCCCGGTGTGAGAAGAGCTTCAGCGACCGCTCCTCCCTGATCATCCACCGGAGAGTCCACACCGGAGAGAAGCCCCACGAATGCCAAGAGTGCGGGAAGCGTTTCCGGGACAGCTCAGCCATTATTCGGCATCAGAGGATCCACACGGGTGAGAAACCATACGAGTGCACCGAGTGCGGCAAAACCTTCCGGCAGAGCTCCTCGCTGGTGACCCACATGCGGACGCACACGGGTGAGAAGCCCTACAAGTGCCCCATCTGTGGGAAGGGCTTTAGCCAGAGCTCGGCACTCACCACTCACCGGCGGATCCATGGAGGGAAGGCCTTGCCGATGTATCCCGGTGGCCTCCTGCCCAATCCCTACCAGTGTGCCGAGTGTGGCCGGAGATGCGGTGACCGCACCACTCTGGCCAAGCACCAGACCACGCACGCCGAGGAGCGGCCCTACATCTGCGTGGAGTGCGGGGACAGCTTCCGCCGGAGCTCGGCTCTCAACGTGCACCTGAGGATCCACCGCGGAGAGAGACCCTACAAGTGTGAGGAGTGTGGAAAAACATTcaggcacagctcagccctCGGCGCCCACCTGAGGATTCACGCGGGAGACAAACCCTATGAGTGTGGTGAGTGTGGGAAAAGCTTCCGGAAAAGCTCGACGCTTAAAGTACATTTGAAAAGCCACGTGGCCAAGAAACCCTATAAATGTGCAGTGGGTAGGAGAATGCTCACTTCTGCCATAGGGCTGAGTGGATGTTCAgaacaggaaacaaaagcagtatTTGGGGGCACCTGA
- the LOC139807666 gene encoding zinc finger protein ZFP2-like isoform X1 has product MHEDDVNSVRSSIQLISLPHTPASISEGSPELPVPLFTPAGDRTMDDTQKGKLHQESPFRAELHLLPSRKLTGDSLQDTHQRQGCKQELKTESETETSFGKRCGMVTHCGMEVWECKDSGIAHISKVILAGDKPDPPMCGNRAIWISKVGEKTYECLECGKSFSRSSYLSQHQRIHLAEKPFSCSECGKSFTRNSDLIKHHRIHTGEKPYQCNECQKTFSQRSNVIRHQRTHTGERHYQCNECGKSFSQNSHLIVHQRSHKGEKPFHCPRCEKSFSDRSSLIIHRRVHTGEKPHECQECGKRFRDSSAIIRHQRIHTGEKPYECTECGKTFRQSSSLVTHMRTHTGEKPYKCPICGKGFSQSSALTTHRRIHGGKALPMYPGGLLPNPYQCAECGRRCGDRTTLAKHQTTHAEERPYICVECGDSFRRSSALNVHLRIHRGERPYKCEECGKTFRHSSALGAHLRIHAGDKPYECGECGKSFRKSSTLKVHLKSHVAKKPYKCAVGRRMLTSAIGLSGCSEQETKAVFGGT; this is encoded by the exons ATGCACGAGGATGATGTTAACTCTGTAAGAAGTAGCATCCAGCTAATCAGCTTACCTCACACTCCAGCATCCATTTCTGAG gggagcccagaactgccAGTTCCTCTGTTCACTCCAGCAGGTGACAGGACCATGGATGACACACAGAAGGGCAAGCTTCATCAGGAAAGTCCTTTCAGAGCTGAACTGCATCTGTTGCCCTCCAGAAAGCTGACAGGAGATAGTCTCCAGGACACCCATCAAAGACAGGGCTGCAAGCAGGAGCTGAAGACAGAAAGTGAGACGGAGACATCTTTTGGAAAGAGATGTGGAATGGTAACACACTGTGGGATGGAAGTCTGGGAGTGCAAGGACAGTGGAATAGCCCACATCAGCAAGGTTATCCTTGCTGGGGACAAGCCAGACCCACCCATGTGTGGAAATAGAGCCATTTGGATTTCAAAGGTTGGAGAGAAAACCTACGAGTGTCTTGAGTGTGGGAAGAGTTTCAGCCGGAGCTCGTACTTGAGCCAGCACCAGCGGATCCACCTGGCAGAGAAACCCTTCAGCTGCTCAGAATGTGGGAAGAGCTTCACTCGGAACTCTGACCTGATCAAACATCACCGGATCCACACTGGTGAGAAGCCCTACCAGTGCAACGAGTGCCAGAAGACCTTCAGCCAGAGGTCCAACGTGATCAGGCACCAGCGGACCCACACGGGAGAGAGGCACTACCAGTGCAACGAATGCGGGAAGAGCTTCAGCCAGAACTCCCATCTCATTGTCCACCAGCGGAGCCACAAGGGCGAGAAACCCTTTCATTGCCCCCGGTGTGAGAAGAGCTTCAGCGACCGCTCCTCCCTGATCATCCACCGGAGAGTCCACACCGGAGAGAAGCCCCACGAATGCCAAGAGTGCGGGAAGCGTTTCCGGGACAGCTCAGCCATTATTCGGCATCAGAGGATCCACACGGGTGAGAAACCATACGAGTGCACCGAGTGCGGCAAAACCTTCCGGCAGAGCTCCTCGCTGGTGACCCACATGCGGACGCACACGGGTGAGAAGCCCTACAAGTGCCCCATCTGTGGGAAGGGCTTTAGCCAGAGCTCGGCACTCACCACTCACCGGCGGATCCATGGAGGGAAGGCCTTGCCGATGTATCCCGGTGGCCTCCTGCCCAATCCCTACCAGTGTGCCGAGTGTGGCCGGAGATGCGGTGACCGCACCACTCTGGCCAAGCACCAGACCACGCACGCCGAGGAGCGGCCCTACATCTGCGTGGAGTGCGGGGACAGCTTCCGCCGGAGCTCGGCTCTCAACGTGCACCTGAGGATCCACCGCGGAGAGAGACCCTACAAGTGTGAGGAGTGTGGAAAAACATTcaggcacagctcagccctCGGCGCCCACCTGAGGATTCACGCGGGAGACAAACCCTATGAGTGTGGTGAGTGTGGGAAAAGCTTCCGGAAAAGCTCGACGCTTAAAGTACATTTGAAAAGCCACGTGGCCAAGAAACCCTATAAATGTGCAGTGGGTAGGAGAATGCTCACTTCTGCCATAGGGCTGAGTGGATGTTCAgaacaggaaacaaaagcagtatTTGGGGGCACCTGA
- the LOC139807686 gene encoding acrosin-binding protein-like: MLAMWACLFFYVLLGWGCTAYPWGRKEQQAGTPLSGQEYYQFFMYLRVARRARTACLLRMLYGCRNPLVQRLDKYENRGVIPKGPICAELSGNPFFPDFCTFSLYRCISKRYFIKRTACPEETKAAPGNSRVFNDMTMSSDAMLSGIFRPQLSFPTPPSTAHSIPDMDVAVFPTSSHKGVPWPQKMQLHPPHPHATTVKASGQQRKPLPLSDIQDLILRLQDTHVQSSLQRLQQLLATDKTVGEEELQGAAQKLLVDMNNAGVSQWASSMDTGHKRTK; this comes from the exons ATGTTGGCCATGTGGGCTTGTCTGTTTTTTTACG tGCTCTtgggctggggctgcacagcTTACCCTTGGGGCCggaaggagcagcaggcaggaacaCCACTTTCTGGCCAGGAGTACTACCAGTTCTTCATGTACCTCCGGGTCGCCCGCCGAGCCAGAACTGCCTGCCTCCTTCGTATGCTGTATGGCTGCCGGAACCCCCTGGTCCAGAGATTGGACAAGTATGAAAACCGCGGAGTCATCCCTAAGG GGCCCATATGCGCCGAACTGTCAGGAAATCCTTTCTTCCCTGACTTCTGCACCTTTTCTCTTTATCGATGTATCAGTAAAAGGTACTTCATTAAG AGGACTGCATGCCCAGAAGAGACCAAAGCTGCACCGGGCAACTCACGAGTCTTCAATGACATGACCATGAGCAGTGATGCCATGTTGTCTGGCATCTTCAGACCCCAGCTTAGTTTTCCCACGCCTCCTTCAACTGCACACTCCATCCCTGACATGGACGTAGCTGTATTCCCCACCTCCTCACATAAGGGGGTACCATGGCCACAGAAAATGCAACTACATCCTCCTCACCCACATGCCACAACGGTGAAAGCCAGTGGCCAGCAGCGAAAACCTCTGCCTCTCAGTGACATCCAAGATCTCATCCTGAGGCTACAAGATACCCATGTGCAGAGTTCACTGCAGAGACTTCAGCAGTTGTTGGCCACGGACAAGACAGTGGGGGAGGAAGAGTTGCAGGGTGCTGCCCAGAAGCTTCTGGTGGACATGAACAACGCAGGCGTGTCCCAGTGGGCAAGCAGCATGGATACAGGGCACAAAAGAACGAAGTGA